The nucleotide window GCCTTCGCCGACATCGGCGGCTGGGACACGCATCAGAACCAGGGCTCCGTCAATGGTCAGCTTGCCGGCCGCCTCAAGGAGATGAGCGAGAGCCTCGCCGCCTTCTGGACCGATATGGGAGACCAGGCTGAAAGCATCACCCTGGTCACCATGTCCGAGTTCGGCCGCACCGTCCATCAGAACGGCACCGGCGGCACCGACCACGGCCACGCCAATGTCATGTTCGTCATGGGCGGGCAGGTTGCCGGAGGCAAGGTCTACGGCAAGTGGCCCGGCATGGAGAAGAACCAGCTCTACGAGGAGCGGGATCTGGCCATCACCACCGACTTCCGGCAGGTTTTAGGAGAGTCTGTCTATAAAACACTGGGAGCCCGGAATCTTAATGCCGTATTCCCCGATTCCGGCATTCAATCCAATCGTTTTCCTGGACTCCTTAAAGCATAACTTGAAGGCATCCAGCTAGTAACGACTCCGCGGCTTCTCTCAAGCGATACTTCAGAAACAGCCTGCAACAACAGAAAAGGCAGGAGCCTGGCTCCTGCCTTTCTCGTTTCTCAGACCGGGGCAGAAACCGGAGACCTCAGCCTTCCGGTTCCAGGATCTGCAGGGCGAAAGGCTTCTCCAGCAGGCAGGACATCGTCTCGATCCGGTCGAGTGCGCGCCGCAGACAGGAGCTGGTACAGGGTTCAACCGTCACCACGAACGGCAGATTCGAGGTCTCGAAGCCCGGCTTCTGGAAGATGGCGTGGATGTTGATCCCCTCCACAGCCAGCGCCTGCGCAATCTCCGCGATGATCCCCGGACGGTCGTCTACAACAAAGCGGATCGAGTGCCGCAGCAGGAACTCGCCGCCCAGTGCCGTCTTGCGGCTGGGCAGATCGACAGCCCGCGAGCCGTGCGCCATCGAAATCAGGTCTGAGACCACAGCGACCGCCGTCGGATGACCACCGGCGCCATGCCCGGAGAAGACCACGTCTCCGCCGTATTTGCCGCCCACCAGCACCGTATTCTCCGTCCCGTGCGACCAGGCCAGCGGCGAAGCCTTCGGCACCAGCATCGGTCCCACGCTCGCCAGTACATCGCCCGAGGCAAGATCCTCGCCGCGAATCTCTGCCCGCGAAATCTGCCGGATCGTGCAGTCCAGCTCCTTGGCATAGGCAAAATCAATCGCCGAAACCGCGCGAATCGACCGGCAGGGGATCTCGGACGGATCAAGGTCGGCGCGCAGCGCCAGGCGGGAGAGGATCACCAGCTTGGCACGGGCGTCGAAGCCATCCACATCCTCCGTCGGATCGGCCTCGGCATAGCCGAGCTCCTGCGCTTCCTTGAGCACGTCGGCATACTCGGCGCCCTGCTCCATCTTCGAAAGGATGAAATTGCAGGTGCCGTTCAGAATGCCCTCGATGCGCAGTACCTGATCACCGGCAAGTCCCTGCTGGAGGCCCGGAATCACCGGGATACCGCCAGCGACCGCCGCACCATAGAGCAGATGCGCACCCTTCGAGCGGGCCAGCTTCTCGAGCGCAATACCCTGTGTCGCGATCAGCTTCTTGTTTGCCGTCACCACCGACTTGCCCGAGGCCAGCGCACGCTCCACCCAGCCAGCGACGGGGTCAAGCCCGCCCATCAGCTCGACGATGACATCCGCATCGGAGCTCAGAATCGTCTCAATGTCCTCCGTCCAGCAGACCGTCGAAGGCACCCAGTCCTTCTTCTTGCGCGCGATGTTGCGGTTGTAGATGTGCGTGAGCACCAGGCCCTGGGGCTGGCGATCGACGAGAATGCGCGCGACCGAGCTGCCAACGGTCCCAAAACCAAGAACGGCGACTTTCAGAGGAGATGCAGGTGACGGCACTTCTTGCTCCGTGAGTGAGGTTTGCTCTTAGGGTATATGACAATCCGCCTTTACCTGCCCTCGCTTGCAGGCATGCTTCCGGAGAGAAAGGACTGGAGTGGAACCTCGTCATCTTCCTCGTCATGATTTTCCGCATCTGGTTCCGGCGCGGGAATCAGCGGAATACGCAACTCGGCGCGGCAGCCGTGAGGCTCGCGGTTCATCAGCTCGAGCGTTCCGCCATGCCCCTCGGCGATCTGCCGGGCTAATGCCAGGCCGACACCGCTGCCGGATTTCTTCGTGGTGTAGAAAGGCACAAAAAGATTGGACGGATTGGTAAGACCGGGGCCGTTGTCTTCAATCAGGATGGCAAGCTGCTGCGCATGCAGACGGGTACGCACCGTCACCTCGGGCACCGTAAGATGCGCATCCAGCGGCGCGGCCGCGGCATGGATACCTCCACCCTGCGCCTCCTCCGCGGCTGTCTGCGCAGCTTCCACCGCATTGCGGATCAGGTTGATCAGCAGTTGCTCCATCTGGTCGGGATCAGCCAGAACCTCAAGGCCCTGCACGTCGTCCGCAGGCTCAAGCATCACTTCCAGTCTCTGCTCGAGGCGCACCGTGCGCTCAAGCAGAGGCCATACCGCGATGGGGCGCAGTACCGGCGCAGGAAGCTGGGCCAGCTGACGATAGGCCTGCACAAAGCGATGCAATGACTCGGCGCGGCCCTCAATCACTGAAAGTCCTCGATCGAAGTCCGGAGGCACAGCCGCGGCTTCCGGTCGAGGCAGACGGCTGCGCAGGCTTCCAGCAATCGACTTGATCGGTGTCAGCGAATTACTGATCTCATGCCCCAGCACGCGAATCAGCCGCTGCCATGCCTGCCGCTCCTCTTCACGCAGCGCCGTCGAAACATCGGAGAGCATCACCAGCGTATGCGGCTCGCCGTGCTGGCGGAAGGTGCTGCGGTGCACCATCCAGCGGGTGGGCGAGCGTGCAGGCTGCCCTGCAGACGCAGGAGAGGTGCCGGGATGGCCATCGAAATGAAGGATGCCTTCATCCGGCTGCTGCAAAAGATAGTCCAGTCGCAGATGGATCGCGAAGCGTCCGAGATCGCGGGCCGGATTCAGAACAAAGAGCCGCTCCGCAGCAGGATTCACCAAACGCAGCGCCTGGTACTGGTCAAAGGCCAGCACCGGAGCATCCAGTTCGGCGATCACCCGCCGGAAGAGCGCCGCAGCCTCGAGTGCTCCCAGCCGCTGCGCCTGGTGCATGTCTGCCAGTGCGTTAATCTCAATTGCCAGGTCGCCGAAGGGATCGTCCGGCCGCGCTCCCCGTGCGCGGAAGGAATAATCCTCCTCGCGCAGTGCCGCTACCACGTTGGCCAGCGTCTGCAACGGGCGCACCACCTGATCCATGAAGGAAGCAATGGCCAGCAGCATGGCCAGCGCGGCAATGGTCATGATGCTGACAATCGCCGCAGCCGTCAGCCGCTCCACCATCAGCAGCCACAGCAGAAATCCCAGAGTCGGAAGGCTCAGCAGACAGGAATAAAGCCGCAGCCGCGCCTCGAAGCTGAGGCGTCCACTGATCGGCCGGTTGTGTTTACCCCTGTTTCGTCTCCGGGAGTTCCTAGATGCCATACTTTTCCATCCGCCGGTAGAGCGCTCCCCGGCTCAGGCCGAGGGCTTCTGCCGCCTGACTCACGTTGCCATTGGAACGCGAGAGGGCTTTGCGGATGAGGATACTCTCGACGGACTCCAGACTCATCTCTTCGAGGCTGGGACCGAGGTTGGAAGAGCCTGAAACACGACCCTGCGAGAGGCCGAGATCGATCGCTTCAATCTGCGATCCGCGGGCCATCAGCACCGCACGCTCGATCGTGTGGTCGAGCTCGCGGACATTGCCTGGCCACACATAGTGCAGCAGAGCCTGGATCGCGCCGGGGTCGAACCCCGCCACCTGCTTCCGGTAGCGCTGCGCATAACGGGCAAGAAAATGCGCGGCAAGCAATGGAATGTCCTCGCGGCGCTCGCGCAGCGGCGGCAGGTGAATCTCCACCGTATTCAGGCGGAAGAGCAGGTCGGCGCGGAAGCGTCCGGCCTCCACTTCGGCACGAAGATCGGCATTGGTCGCCGAGAGCACGCGCACATCCACGCGCCGCGTCTTCGACGAGCCCACGCGTTCCATCTCGCCTGTCTCCAGCACGCGCAGCAGCTTGGCCTGCTGCCGCATCGGGATATTGGCAATCTCATCGAGAAAGAGTGTGCCGCCGTCGGCCAGCTCGAATCGGCCAATGCGCTCGGTGCGTGCATCGGTAAACGCGCCCTTCACATGCCCGAACAGCTCGCTCTCAAAGGTTCCCTCCGGCAGCGCCCCGGTGTTCACAGCGACCAGCGTGCGCGAGGCACGCTGCGACAACGCATGCAGCGTCTGCGCTATGACCTCCTTGCCGGTGCCATGCTCACCGGTCACGAGCACATTCGCATCCGAGGGGCCGATGCGCGCCATGGTTGCCAGCACCGACTGCATTACAGGCGCAGTGGCGATCATTTCCGGCAGCCCTTGTGCGCGCAGCATGCGGTTCTCCGCCTCCAGCCGCTGGGCCCGCCGCACAGCCTCGTGCAGCTCAATCTGTGTGCGCAGAATCGTCAGCAGCCGCGCATTGTCCCAGGGCTTCTGGATGAAGTCCTGCGCACCGCGCCGCATCGCTTCGACGGCAACCTCCACGTTGGCCCAGGCCGTCATCACAATGACCGGCATCTGCGGATCGTAGGACTTGATCTGCGACAGAAGATCGAGTCCCTCCTTGCCCGAGGTCGTATCACGCGTGTAATTCAGATCGATCAGCAGCGCGTCGTAGCTCCCGGACATGAGTGCTTCCAGCACCATGTAAGGTGAGCGCGCCGTCTCCAGGCGAAAGCCCTCGGGCTCAAGAAGAAGTTCGAGGGCTTCCAGAATATGAGGCTGGTCATCGGCGACAAGCACGCAGGGCGTGCGGCGAGACTCTGCCACAACACCCGCTGCTTCAAGTTGAGAATTCATAGCCATGGACTGCTTTCAAAGACAACTCTTCAGGGTAACGCGAGACGCTACCCCCAGACAGATCTTAGTGCGTGACGACTCCGGACTTCGCATCGTCGATCGACACATCCATGCGGTCCAGCGTGCTGCCGGTTGCGCGATCGATATCGACCTTCGTCTTCTCGTAGGCGCCCTGAGCCACAGCCAGCGTTGACTCCGCAAGCGCGAGCGCCTGCTCCGAGGTAAGCGTATCGTAGCTCGACATAGCACCAAGCTGTTGCTCCTGCTTGGCAACGTCGAAGGTTTTCTGGGCCAGGTCGCGCGCCTTCTCCGCCGCCAGCACGCGGGCCTTGGCCTGCTGCAGAGCATACTGCGAGTTGCGCACGTCGAAGCGGATCTGTTTCTTTTGAGCCTCGAAGGTCAACTCCTTCTGACGATATTCAAGTACAGCACGGAACTGGTCAGCCTTTGCCACGCGGTTGCGCAACGTAAGGTTGAGCTTGAAACCGACGGTATATTCCGGCGACGAATAATTGAAGGTATCCTGTAACGCACCCCCGATGCCCCCGGGCAGTGTCGTCGAGCAGTACTCCGCGCTATAGCCGGCTTCAAGGCACGCTGGATTCAACTGCCCGCCGTAACCGGAACCATAGAAATTGCCATACAGGCTGAGCGACGGCAGCAATTCATTTTTGACCGTCTTCAGATTGTTCTGTGCAATCTGCATTGCCAGGTCGTCCATCGAGACATCCGGACGATTCTTCTCCGCCTGCTCGATCAAAGCATCGATGGGAGCATCCGAATTCGGATCGTCTGAGCCTTGCAGATCGAGCGGAATCACCGGCATTTCAGCCAGCGCCGGATCGTCCAGCGTCTTGGTCAGCGCGTCTTTGATGAGCATCTCGTTCAAATGCAGGGTGGCCTTGGCGACGGTCAGATCGCCTTCGCTGGTAGCCACGGCGGATTGATCTTTCATCACCTGCATCGCTGGAATCGCCTTCAGATCGAGCTGCTTCTGATCGTCGGAAAGCGTCTCGTTCGCATAAGCCAGCGAATGCTCCTTGATCTGCTCATCCTGATAAGCACTCACCAGATCCCAGTAGATGTTTTCCACTTGTGTCACCGTGGCGATCACCTGGGCACGGAAGCCTAAGTCGGTGAGTTGGCGATTCTTCTTGGCGATATGAATGTAGCGCTCGTTCGTGGCAAGCCCGAACCCCTGCAACAGAGGCTGATTCACGGAAAGCTCAAATGCGGAATAAATCTGCGGATTGAGAATATTTTCCGGAATGTTCGAGGTCTGCCGCTGCCCTTCATAGTTCAGACTGAAGCTCGTACCGGTCGGATACGCCTGCGAATAGCCGTAGAGAAATTCGATCGTGTTGTACTTGACAGTCGGGATACCGTAGAGGACGCTGTTGGTCTCGGTTGCCGTAGTGTGATCGACAAATCCCTGCACGCTCACAACCGGATCGAAGGAGTTGATCGCACTGCCAGCGCCGAGCGTCGAGGTCACAAGACCACCCGCACCGCCGGCGCCACCACCGCTACCAGTTGCCGAAACACCAGCGTTCGAAGAAGACGTTCCTGATGCCCCGCCCTCCGTATTCGATGAGACATTCGTAGCCACACCATTCGCCTGGCCGCCTGCCTTTGTACGGAGAATATCCGTATCGGCAATGGGCAGGTTGTAGCGATAGAACGCGATATCGAGATTGTTCTCAAGCGCCAGCGCAATCGCATCCTTCAGGGAGAGATAGAGCTTGCCGTCGCGCATCAGCGACCCGAGACGCGGTGAGTTCGTCAGGTTCGCCGCCGGCACATCACTGGCCCTGTACGGCGCAAACGGATTGTAGGAGTGCGGCAGCGTGACGTGGAAGGGCATCTGCGGCGCAGAGACCGGCCCCGACTGCTCCTGCCGTGCCATCTGCGCCTGCTGCGCAATGCTGTTGGACTGCGCCGGCTGTGTGGCTGTCGCTGCAGGCGCATTCGGAGCCTGGCTGGTGTCCTGCACCTGCGCAAAAGCCGCAGGAGCGAAACCTGAAGGCCCGAGAGCAATCGCCAGCGATGCTGCGCAGAGACGCTTCCACTGCGGCTGAGGCTGAACGCGAGACCGGGAACTGGGCCGTGAATCCTGACGAGTACCGCGCACTAGACCTTCACCTCCGTGGGAACCTGTAAACCGGGATTCGCCGAATCCATCGTCATCCAGCCATCGCGAACTTCGATCACGCGGCTTCCGAAGGCCGCATTCACCTCCGAGTGCGTTACCTGCACGATCGTGGTGCCCTGGTCATTGAGCTGCTTGAAGAGCTCCATGATTTCCTTGGCCTGGCTCGAATGCAGGTTGCCGGTCGGCTCATCGGCGAGCAACAGCGCCGGCCGGTGAATCACAGCGCGGGCAATGCCCACCAGCTGCTGCTGGCCTCCCGAAAGCTGCGAAGGATAGAGATCCTTCTTGCCGACAATCTGGAAGCGGTCGAGCGTATCGGCCACCAGCCCCTGGCGCTCATTGCGCGGCATGTTCTTGTAGGAGAGCGGCAGGTCGATGTTCTCCTGCACCGTCAGGTCGTCGAGCAGGTGATAACTCTGGAAGACCATGCCGATGTGCCGCTTGGCCAGCTCGGCGCGCTGCTTGCGGTTCATCGCGTGCACCGGCTCGTCCTTGAACCAGTACTCTCCGGCCCATTGGTCGTCGAGCAGGGCGAGAACGTTCAGCAGCGAAGACTTCCCTGCGCCGGATGGGCCCATGATGGTGAGGAATTCGCCTTCGCGGATATCGAGGTTGATGCGGCGTAGCACCCAGTTCTGTCCGGCCCCGGTCTTGTAGCTGCGCTCGATATTTCGTAACTGGATCATGTGCTTCCTTGAAAGGCGGCTGAAGACAAGCGGGTCCATGGCCGCGGGCAAAAGGGCCCGGGCCGCCTGCGCAATCCTGAAGAGCGGCAGACGGCCGGTGTATCAGAGACTCCGAACGAGCACGCGAGCCTTACCGGGCTTCGAGCGCCGGTTCGAGAGCATCGCCTTCGGCAACGACTTTGCCGTCAAAGAGGTGGATGTTGCGCTCGGCATGACGGGCAAAACGCGGATCGTGCGTCACCATGCAGATCGTCGCACCTTCGCGGTGCAGGTTCTGCAGCAGCTCCATCACGGCTTCGCCATTGCGCGAGTCGAGGTTACCGGTCGGTTCGTCCGCCAGCAGGATCGAGGGCGAACCCGCCAGCGCGCGCGCCACGGCCACACGCTGCTGCTGACCACCGGAGAGCTGCGAAGGATAGTGCTTCATGCGGTGCGCCATCGAGACACGCTCGAGCGACTCCTGGACCCGTCTTTTTCTCTCGGCAGCCGACATGCCGGTGCGATAGGTCAGCGGCAGCTCGACATTCTCGTAAACCGTGAGATCGCCGATCAGGTTGAAGCTCTGGAAGATGAAGCCGATCTCCTGGTTGCGGATGCGCGAGCGCTGGGCAAAGTTCAGGTTCTCGACCGCATGGCCGTTGAGCTGATACTTGCCTCCGGTCGGCGTGTCCAGCAGGCCGATGATCGAGAGCAGCGTCGACTTGCCGCAGCCCGAGGGGCCGGACATGGCGACGTACTCACCTTTGTGAATGTTGAGGTGGATGCCCGAGAGTGCGTGTGTCTCGATCTCGTCGGTATAGAAGACCTTGGTAAGGCCTTCGATCTCAATCAGCGGCTGCCTTGTTTCCGTCATGCCCTCTGCTCCTTCTTTCTGATCTCTCAAACTTCGCTGTCAACGCGGCGTGGTGCGGGGTTAGTCGAGCCGAACCTTATCGGTGGCGTCATACCTCGACATGTCGGAAAGAATGACGCGATCGCCTTCCTTCAAACCGTTGAGGATCTGAATCTCCGTCACCGAAGCCTTTCCTACCTTGACCTGGACCCGCGTGGCCGTCTTGCCGTCAGCATCGATGCGGAAGAGGCTGATGGTGCTGTCCGGATTGCCGAAGGCCGGTCGCCCGACATACAGCACATCCTGCAGCCGCTCCTGATCGATGGTGCCGTCCACGCTCAACTGCGGAACCGCGCCCGGGGGCAGGGCTCCATCGAGTGATACGTCAACGGTGCGCGTTCCGTTCACAACAGAGGGATCAATGCGGATCACGTGACCCTGGACGATGCCGTTATGCGTATCGACCTCGGCCGGCTGTCCGAGCTGGATATCGTGCGCCTGCGTCTCGGCGATCTGCAACGCGGCCTTGAGCTTGTCGAGCTGAACAACCTCCGCGACCGACGTGCCCACCGCCACATGCTGACCTACCTGGACCGGCGTCGCCAGCGGAGCGAGCACGCCGCTGATGCCTGCCTTCACCTGCAATGCCGCCGACTGCTTCTCGTAGAGAGCGAGCTGCGCCTTTGCCTGGTCGATCTTCGCCTGCGAAGAAGCCAGCTGCACTTCGATCGCCTTGCGGTTGACCTCGAGCTGCTGCTGGCTGAGATCGTGCTGCGTGGTCAGCTGATCGGCGGTGCCCTTGGACTTGCTGTACGCCAGTCCGGAGATCACACCCAGCTCGTAGAGCTTCTTGTCCGTCTGCGCCTGCAGCTGATCCTGAGAATAGTCGGCATTGACCTGCGCGGCCGCCGTCTTCTTGTCCATCAGCGTACTCTCAAGCGTCGCCTGAAGGCTCTTGTAGTCAGCCTCGGCGCCCTTGAGCGCCAGCTGCGCACTCAGCAGTTGCTGCTCCAGCTCCGGATCGGCAAGATCCATGAGGATCGTATCCGGCGTCACCTTGGTGCCGGGCAATACGCGGATGCGTACCACCGTGGCATCGGTCTGTGCCGGAATGAGCTCGATCGAGTCTTCGCGCGGAACCAGCGTGCCGAGACCGTGCACCTGGACCACCAGCGGGCCGCGTTTCACCGTGTCGGGCCAGATCGTACTGGCGTCAACCGGCGGAGCGGCAGGCTTGAGGCGGTACACGAAGAAGGCAACCGCTGCGAGAGCGACGACTCCGATGACAATCCACACCGCATTGCGGCGCAGCTTCTTTTTCTTGATGTCAGGCCGGGCGATATCCATTCCGACCACACCTAGTGCACGCGGTGCGCCAATCTTTTACACCACGGATGCAACGTGAATTCAATGAGTTAGCGAAGATCATCGTCGCGGCTCTCAAAACCGGCTGGCCGCTAACGGAACGGGGGTGTCCACGAATGGACACCCCCGTTCCCTGCAGGTTTTCTGAGCCCTGAGCTCGGAACCCTGACAACTGCTGTTACGGCACCAGCATCGGCCGGTTGCCCTGGTACGGAAACAACCCCGTCGGTCCAAGCTCGGATGGATACTGCGCGCGTCCGAGGAAGCGGACGAAGAAGCCGACCGTCTGGCTGGCGTAATCACGGGTATTGTTCAGGGCCAGAAAGCCTCCGATATACCAGTGATCCGTCAGGTGGTAAGCCAGCTCGCCATGGAGATCGTAGTTGCTGCCCACCACCGACTGCGCCGAATAGTACGGGTTGTCATTGGCCGTCTGCAGCGAGGGATCGAGCGGAAAGAGTGGTGTCGCCTCTTCCTGGAAGGCCTGCAGGCCGAAGGCTCCAGCCACCGTATAGTGCAGATTCACACCGTACCGGCCGCTCCAGGTCACCGGGATATTCGCCAGCATATAAGCACTGGGTGAGAAGTATCCACCCTGGCCATAGGTGAAGTAGCGCAGGTTATTGGCATAGTGCATGCCGAAGAAGTTCGCGCCGATCGTCAGGTCTCCGGTATCCGGCACAGCGAGCACGTGCCAGTACGCGCCGGCTACACCGTCGATGCGGTGATTGTCTTCGACATGGTGTCCCCTCAGCACCTGCCCACCCATGCCGATGTAGTAGCCCGACTTCGCATCGCCCTTGGCAAACTGGGCATTGAACGCGTTCGAGATGACACCGCCCCAGATATTGCCGGAGTAGGTCGCACTGGCCGAGCCGGGATCGCGCATACCGGCATAGGAGAGCTGCGAATCCTTGACCGCATCGCGATTGAAGGTGAAGGTCAACGGCCCCGCACCCGGCCGCCAGTTGAAACGGCCTGTCACGTTGCTCACCAGGAACTCATACGGCGTATACCCTACGGCGCCGCCCCAGTTCGCAGCCGAGAGCTGCAGCTCGCCGCCCACGCCCGAGGCATTCTGCTGTTCCGCAGCCGAGCCGGGAGCCAACGTGCCGAGCTGATT belongs to Silvibacterium dinghuense and includes:
- a CDS encoding homoserine dehydrogenase, encoding MPSPASPLKVAVLGFGTVGSSVARILVDRQPQGLVLTHIYNRNIARKKKDWVPSTVCWTEDIETILSSDADVIVELMGGLDPVAGWVERALASGKSVVTANKKLIATQGIALEKLARSKGAHLLYGAAVAGGIPVIPGLQQGLAGDQVLRIEGILNGTCNFILSKMEQGAEYADVLKEAQELGYAEADPTEDVDGFDARAKLVILSRLALRADLDPSEIPCRSIRAVSAIDFAYAKELDCTIRQISRAEIRGEDLASGDVLASVGPMLVPKASPLAWSHGTENTVLVGGKYGGDVVFSGHGAGGHPTAVAVVSDLISMAHGSRAVDLPSRKTALGGEFLLRHSIRFVVDDRPGIIAEIAQALAVEGINIHAIFQKPGFETSNLPFVVTVEPCTSSCLRRALDRIETMSCLLEKPFALQILEPEG
- a CDS encoding sensor histidine kinase, whose translation is MASRNSRRRNRGKHNRPISGRLSFEARLRLYSCLLSLPTLGFLLWLLMVERLTAAAIVSIMTIAALAMLLAIASFMDQVVRPLQTLANVVAALREEDYSFRARGARPDDPFGDLAIEINALADMHQAQRLGALEAAALFRRVIAELDAPVLAFDQYQALRLVNPAAERLFVLNPARDLGRFAIHLRLDYLLQQPDEGILHFDGHPGTSPASAGQPARSPTRWMVHRSTFRQHGEPHTLVMLSDVSTALREEERQAWQRLIRVLGHEISNSLTPIKSIAGSLRSRLPRPEAAAVPPDFDRGLSVIEGRAESLHRFVQAYRQLAQLPAPVLRPIAVWPLLERTVRLEQRLEVMLEPADDVQGLEVLADPDQMEQLLINLIRNAVEAAQTAAEEAQGGGIHAAAAPLDAHLTVPEVTVRTRLHAQQLAILIEDNGPGLTNPSNLFVPFYTTKKSGSGVGLALARQIAEGHGGTLELMNREPHGCRAELRIPLIPAPEPDAENHDEEDDEVPLQSFLSGSMPASEGR
- a CDS encoding sigma-54-dependent transcriptional regulator: MNSQLEAAGVVAESRRTPCVLVADDQPHILEALELLLEPEGFRLETARSPYMVLEALMSGSYDALLIDLNYTRDTTSGKEGLDLLSQIKSYDPQMPVIVMTAWANVEVAVEAMRRGAQDFIQKPWDNARLLTILRTQIELHEAVRRAQRLEAENRMLRAQGLPEMIATAPVMQSVLATMARIGPSDANVLVTGEHGTGKEVIAQTLHALSQRASRTLVAVNTGALPEGTFESELFGHVKGAFTDARTERIGRFELADGGTLFLDEIANIPMRQQAKLLRVLETGEMERVGSSKTRRVDVRVLSATNADLRAEVEAGRFRADLLFRLNTVEIHLPPLRERREDIPLLAAHFLARYAQRYRKQVAGFDPGAIQALLHYVWPGNVRELDHTIERAVLMARGSQIEAIDLGLSQGRVSGSSNLGPSLEEMSLESVESILIRKALSRSNGNVSQAAEALGLSRGALYRRMEKYGI
- a CDS encoding TolC family protein; this translates as MRGTRQDSRPSSRSRVQPQPQWKRLCAASLAIALGPSGFAPAAFAQVQDTSQAPNAPAATATQPAQSNSIAQQAQMARQEQSGPVSAPQMPFHVTLPHSYNPFAPYRASDVPAANLTNSPRLGSLMRDGKLYLSLKDAIALALENNLDIAFYRYNLPIADTDILRTKAGGQANGVATNVSSNTEGGASGTSSSNAGVSATGSGGGAGGAGGLVTSTLGAGSAINSFDPVVSVQGFVDHTTATETNSVLYGIPTVKYNTIEFLYGYSQAYPTGTSFSLNYEGQRQTSNIPENILNPQIYSAFELSVNQPLLQGFGLATNERYIHIAKKNRQLTDLGFRAQVIATVTQVENIYWDLVSAYQDEQIKEHSLAYANETLSDDQKQLDLKAIPAMQVMKDQSAVATSEGDLTVAKATLHLNEMLIKDALTKTLDDPALAEMPVIPLDLQGSDDPNSDAPIDALIEQAEKNRPDVSMDDLAMQIAQNNLKTVKNELLPSLSLYGNFYGSGYGGQLNPACLEAGYSAEYCSTTLPGGIGGALQDTFNYSSPEYTVGFKLNLTLRNRVAKADQFRAVLEYRQKELTFEAQKKQIRFDVRNSQYALQQAKARVLAAEKARDLAQKTFDVAKQEQQLGAMSSYDTLTSEQALALAESTLAVAQGAYEKTKVDIDRATGSTLDRMDVSIDDAKSGVVTH
- a CDS encoding ABC transporter ATP-binding protein, with protein sequence MIQLRNIERSYKTGAGQNWVLRRINLDIREGEFLTIMGPSGAGKSSLLNVLALLDDQWAGEYWFKDEPVHAMNRKQRAELAKRHIGMVFQSYHLLDDLTVQENIDLPLSYKNMPRNERQGLVADTLDRFQIVGKKDLYPSQLSGGQQQLVGIARAVIHRPALLLADEPTGNLHSSQAKEIMELFKQLNDQGTTIVQVTHSEVNAAFGSRVIEVRDGWMTMDSANPGLQVPTEVKV
- a CDS encoding ABC transporter ATP-binding protein, yielding MTETRQPLIEIEGLTKVFYTDEIETHALSGIHLNIHKGEYVAMSGPSGCGKSTLLSIIGLLDTPTGGKYQLNGHAVENLNFAQRSRIRNQEIGFIFQSFNLIGDLTVYENVELPLTYRTGMSAAERKRRVQESLERVSMAHRMKHYPSQLSGGQQQRVAVARALAGSPSILLADEPTGNLDSRNGEAVMELLQNLHREGATICMVTHDPRFARHAERNIHLFDGKVVAEGDALEPALEAR
- a CDS encoding efflux RND transporter periplasmic adaptor subunit, with the translated sequence MDIARPDIKKKKLRRNAVWIVIGVVALAAVAFFVYRLKPAAPPVDASTIWPDTVKRGPLVVQVHGLGTLVPREDSIELIPAQTDATVVRIRVLPGTKVTPDTILMDLADPELEQQLLSAQLALKGAEADYKSLQATLESTLMDKKTAAAQVNADYSQDQLQAQTDKKLYELGVISGLAYSKSKGTADQLTTQHDLSQQQLEVNRKAIEVQLASSQAKIDQAKAQLALYEKQSAALQVKAGISGVLAPLATPVQVGQHVAVGTSVAEVVQLDKLKAALQIAETQAHDIQLGQPAEVDTHNGIVQGHVIRIDPSVVNGTRTVDVSLDGALPPGAVPQLSVDGTIDQERLQDVLYVGRPAFGNPDSTISLFRIDADGKTATRVQVKVGKASVTEIQILNGLKEGDRVILSDMSRYDATDKVRLD